In Rhodovulum sulfidophilum DSM 1374, the following are encoded in one genomic region:
- the bchO gene encoding alpha/beta fold hydrolase BchO — MDWDRDGYDWPNREFSRFVRHRPHYWHLQEAGDGPVLLLLHGTGGATHSWRDVFPILAERYHVVALDLPGQGFTKLGARQRCSLNAMSRDISALLDGEGLQPDAIIGHSAGAALALRMVRDLKQPPRALVGINAALEAFKGAAGFLFPMMARMMALNPFSASEISRWLGNAAGVEYMIAGIGSRISPEGLALYRRLVADRHHTDATLAMVAQWSLDGLWHDLPGIDLPTLLIVGEDDRAVPVAGSVRAAARLPQAELARFPGLGHLAHEEAPEAVTARIETFLAQHL; from the coding sequence ATGGACTGGGACCGGGACGGATATGACTGGCCGAACCGGGAATTCTCCCGGTTCGTGCGCCACCGCCCGCATTACTGGCACCTTCAGGAGGCCGGCGACGGGCCGGTCCTGCTGTTGCTGCACGGCACCGGCGGCGCCACCCATAGCTGGCGCGATGTCTTCCCGATCCTCGCCGAGCGCTATCACGTGGTCGCGCTCGACCTGCCCGGTCAGGGCTTCACCAAGCTCGGCGCCCGCCAGCGCTGCAGCCTCAATGCGATGAGCCGGGACATCTCGGCGCTGCTTGACGGCGAGGGGCTGCAACCCGACGCCATCATAGGCCATTCCGCCGGCGCCGCGCTGGCGCTTCGGATGGTGCGCGACCTGAAACAGCCGCCGCGGGCCCTGGTCGGGATCAACGCCGCGCTGGAGGCGTTCAAGGGGGCCGCAGGCTTCCTGTTTCCGATGATGGCGCGGATGATGGCGCTGAACCCGTTCTCGGCCTCGGAAATCTCGCGCTGGCTCGGCAATGCCGCCGGGGTCGAATACATGATCGCCGGGATCGGCAGCCGGATCTCGCCCGAGGGGCTCGCGCTCTACCGTCGGCTCGTGGCCGACCGCCACCATACCGACGCGACGCTGGCCATGGTGGCGCAATGGTCTCTGGACGGGCTCTGGCACGACCTGCCCGGGATCGACCTGCCGACGCTTCTGATCGTGGGAGAGGACGATCGCGCGGTGCCGGTCGCGGGCTCGGTGCGTGCAGCGGCGAGGTTGCCGCAGGCCGAGCTCGCGCGGTTCCCAGGGCTCGGCCATCTGGCCCATGAAGAGGCCCCCGAAGCGGTCACGGCCCGG
- a CDS encoding magnesium chelatase subunit D, translating into MPDGIWTRVEIGLNALAVDPAGLGGLWLRARSGPVRDRVIEALPALPLPLKRLHPSIGDEQLFGGIDLTATLSSGKLVERAGLLAEPAILVLPMAERTQPGLAARLAGALDQGTGHCLVAMDEGAEPQETLPEALTDRLALHLDLDALPWGQTERIAMDGDALAAARARLPGVRAGDKVLEDLTILAVRLGIDSLRAPMLALKAAKALAALAGNDEVDQDDLSAAVQLVLAPRATQFPEEEPDEDEQPPQDPPPPDPDPEQNQNDQDEGESQSLDDLPLQDILLEAAKATLPADLLANLAAQKAQRAGGGISGAGAKRKGNRRGRPIPPRRGRLDTGARLDVISTLRAAAPWQTIRKRESSFERSLHIRTDDFRIKRFEEKSDRLLIFVVDASGSAAMTRLAEAKGAVELLLAEAYARRDHVALVAFRGEAAELLLPPTRSLVQTKRRLAALPGGGGTPLAAGLKTALELAIQSKGRGMTPTVALLTDGRANIALDGTANRTMATEDATRMATAIRANGYPAMVIDMGQRPERSLKALAETLGAPYIPLPRADADRLSTAVSAALDA; encoded by the coding sequence CTGCCTGACGGCATCTGGACCCGGGTCGAGATCGGCCTGAACGCACTGGCCGTCGATCCGGCCGGGCTGGGGGGCCTGTGGCTCCGCGCCCGGTCGGGGCCGGTGCGCGACCGGGTGATCGAGGCCCTGCCCGCCCTGCCCCTGCCGCTCAAGCGCCTGCATCCCTCGATCGGCGACGAGCAGCTTTTCGGCGGCATCGACCTGACCGCGACACTGTCCTCGGGCAAGCTGGTCGAGCGGGCGGGCCTTCTGGCCGAGCCCGCGATCCTGGTTCTGCCGATGGCCGAACGCACCCAGCCGGGCTTGGCCGCGCGGCTGGCCGGGGCGCTCGATCAGGGCACCGGGCATTGCCTGGTCGCGATGGACGAGGGCGCCGAGCCGCAGGAGACCCTGCCCGAGGCGCTGACCGACCGGCTGGCGCTGCATCTCGATCTCGACGCCCTGCCCTGGGGCCAGACCGAGCGCATCGCGATGGACGGGGACGCGCTGGCCGCGGCCCGGGCCCGGCTGCCGGGCGTTCGGGCGGGCGACAAGGTGCTGGAGGATCTGACGATTCTTGCGGTGCGGCTGGGCATCGACTCGCTGCGTGCGCCGATGCTGGCGCTGAAGGCCGCCAAGGCGCTGGCCGCGCTGGCGGGCAATGACGAGGTCGATCAGGACGATCTGAGCGCCGCCGTCCAGCTGGTGCTGGCGCCCCGTGCCACGCAGTTCCCCGAGGAGGAACCGGACGAGGACGAGCAGCCGCCGCAGGACCCGCCCCCGCCCGATCCCGACCCCGAGCAGAACCAGAACGATCAGGACGAGGGCGAAAGCCAGTCGCTGGACGATTTGCCGCTGCAGGACATCCTGCTCGAGGCCGCCAAGGCCACGCTTCCGGCCGATCTGCTGGCCAATCTCGCCGCGCAGAAGGCGCAGCGCGCGGGCGGCGGCATTTCCGGCGCCGGCGCCAAGCGCAAGGGCAACCGACGCGGACGGCCGATCCCGCCGCGGCGCGGACGGCTCGATACCGGTGCCCGGCTCGACGTGATCTCGACGCTGCGCGCGGCCGCGCCCTGGCAGACCATCCGCAAACGCGAATCGAGCTTCGAGCGGTCCCTGCACATCCGCACGGACGACTTCCGGATCAAGCGCTTCGAGGAGAAATCCGACCGGCTCCTGATCTTCGTGGTCGATGCCTCGGGCTCGGCGGCGATGACCCGTCTGGCCGAGGCCAAAGGCGCGGTCGAGCTGCTGCTGGCCGAGGCCTATGCTAGGCGCGACCATGTCGCGCTGGTCGCGTTCCGGGGCGAGGCGGCCGAGCTGCTGCTGCCGCCGACGCGGTCGCTGGTGCAGACCAAGCGGCGGCTCGCGGCGCTTCCGGGCGGCGGCGGCACGCCGCTGGCGGCGGGGCTGAAGACCGCGCTGGAACTGGCGATCCAGTCCAAGGGGCGGGGCATGACGCCGACCGTCGCGCTGCTGACCGACGGGCGGGCGAATATCGCGCTTGACGGCACCGCCAACAGGACGATGGCGACCGAGGATGCGACGCGGATGGCGACCGCGATCCGGGCCAACGGCTATCCGGCCATGGTGATCGACATGGGCCAGCGGCCCGAGCGGTCGCTGAAGGCCCTGGCCGAGACGCTGGGCGCGCCCTATATCCCGCTGCCGAGGGCCGATGCCGACCGGCTCTCGACCGCCGTATCGGCCGCGCTCGACGCCTGA
- the bchI gene encoding magnesium chelatase ATPase subunit I: MTQPFPFSAIVGQEEMKQAMILTAIDPGIGGVLVFGDRGTGKSTAVRALAALLPPIQAVASCPVNSPSLDRCPDWAHLTSTEIVTRPTPVVDLPLGVTEDRVVGALDIEKALTNGEKAFEPGLLARANRGYLYIDEVNLLEDHIVDLLLDVAQSGENVVEREGLSIRHPARFVLVGSGNPEEGELRPQLLDRFGLSVEVSSPKDIDTRIEVIRRRDSYEMDYEGFMETWRPADADLREKIIAARNHLKTMKSDEAVLRDCAELCLALGSDGLRGELTLLKASRALAAFEGADAVSRAHVRQVAPSALRHRLRRDPLDEAGSTTRVGRVVEEVLGEPA, encoded by the coding sequence ATGACTCAACCCTTTCCCTTCTCCGCCATCGTCGGCCAGGAGGAGATGAAGCAGGCGATGATCCTCACGGCGATCGATCCGGGGATCGGTGGCGTTCTGGTGTTCGGCGACCGCGGAACCGGCAAATCGACGGCCGTCCGCGCGCTGGCCGCGCTGCTGCCGCCGATCCAGGCGGTGGCAAGCTGCCCGGTCAACTCGCCCTCGCTCGACCGGTGCCCGGACTGGGCGCATCTGACCTCGACCGAGATCGTCACCCGGCCGACCCCCGTCGTCGATCTGCCGCTCGGCGTGACCGAGGACCGGGTGGTCGGCGCCCTCGACATCGAGAAGGCGCTGACCAACGGCGAGAAGGCGTTCGAGCCGGGCCTGCTGGCCCGGGCCAATCGCGGCTATCTCTATATCGACGAGGTCAACCTTCTCGAGGATCACATCGTCGACCTGCTGCTTGACGTCGCCCAGTCGGGCGAGAACGTGGTCGAGCGCGAGGGCCTGTCGATCCGGCACCCGGCCCGCTTCGTGCTGGTCGGCTCGGGCAACCCCGAAGAGGGCGAGCTGCGGCCGCAGCTTCTCGACCGGTTCGGGCTGTCGGTCGAGGTCTCCTCGCCCAAGGATATCGACACCCGGATCGAGGTGATCCGCCGTCGCGACAGCTACGAGATGGACTATGAGGGCTTCATGGAGACATGGCGCCCTGCCGATGCCGATCTGCGCGAGAAGATCATCGCCGCCCGCAACCATCTGAAAACGATGAAAAGCGACGAGGCGGTGCTGCGCGACTGCGCCGAGCTGTGCCTTGCGCTGGGCTCGGACGGGCTGAGGGGCGAGCTGACGCTGCTGAAGGCCTCGCGCGCGCTGGCGGCCTTCGAGGGGGCCGATGCGGTCAGCCGGGCGCATGTGCGCCAGGTCGCGCCCTCGGCGCTGCGCCACCGCCTGCGCCGCGATCCTCTGGACGAGGCCGGGTCCACCACCCGCGTGGGCCGTGTGGTCGAGGAGGTGCTGGGTGAGCCTGCCTGA
- a CDS encoding phytoene desaturase, with protein sequence MMTRVDPALADEAVRAGRPHAVVIGAGLGGLAAAMRLGAKGYRVTVVDKLDMPGGRGSAIWQDGHRFDLGPTIVTVPQVFRELWAACGRDFDQDVTLAPMDPFYEIVFADGERFRAQQDTEKMRAEVARISPDDLAGYDQFLKDAEKRYWFGFEGLGRRPMNEWKDLVKVLHIFGMLRADRSVYAHAASRVKDERLRMALSFHPLFIGGDPFNVTSMYILVSYLEKEFGVHYAMGGVAALAEAMAGVIEGQGGTLRMKTEVDEILVKKHRATGVRLASGEVLNADVVVSNADAGFTYSHLLRNTRRWRWTDESLAKKRWSMGLFVWYFGTKGTRGKWADVGHHTVLNGPRYKGLVKDIFFRPEELAEDMSLYIHRPTVTDPSAAPEGDDTFYALSPVPNLHCDNPVDWKAHAESYRQSVQAVMEEKLLPGLGEHVSTSLVFTPESFQSRYLSPYGAGFSLEPRIFQSANFRPHNVSEEVEGLYLVGAGTHPGAGLPSVVTSAEVMAKLVPDADSVAAG encoded by the coding sequence ATGATGACACGAGTCGATCCCGCCCTGGCGGATGAAGCTGTTCGGGCGGGCCGCCCGCACGCCGTTGTAATCGGAGCCGGGTTGGGCGGGCTTGCCGCCGCGATGCGGCTTGGCGCCAAGGGCTACCGGGTGACGGTGGTCGACAAGCTCGACATGCCCGGCGGGCGCGGTTCGGCGATCTGGCAGGACGGGCACCGCTTCGATCTGGGGCCGACCATCGTCACCGTGCCGCAGGTCTTCCGCGAACTCTGGGCCGCCTGCGGGCGCGATTTCGACCAGGATGTCACGCTGGCGCCGATGGATCCGTTCTACGAGATCGTCTTCGCCGATGGCGAGCGTTTCCGGGCGCAGCAGGATACCGAGAAGATGCGGGCCGAGGTGGCGCGGATCTCGCCCGACGACCTGGCGGGCTATGACCAGTTCCTGAAGGATGCCGAGAAGCGTTACTGGTTCGGCTTCGAGGGGCTCGGCCGCCGTCCGATGAACGAATGGAAGGATCTGGTGAAGGTCCTGCACATCTTCGGGATGCTGCGCGCCGACCGTTCGGTCTATGCCCATGCCGCGAGCCGGGTGAAGGACGAACGCCTGCGCATGGCGCTGTCCTTCCATCCGCTGTTCATCGGCGGCGACCCGTTCAACGTCACCTCGATGTACATCCTCGTGAGCTATCTCGAGAAGGAATTCGGCGTGCATTACGCGATGGGCGGCGTCGCCGCGCTCGCGGAGGCCATGGCCGGGGTGATCGAGGGCCAGGGCGGTACGCTCCGGATGAAGACCGAGGTCGACGAGATCCTGGTGAAGAAGCATCGCGCGACCGGGGTCCGGCTGGCCTCGGGCGAGGTGCTGAACGCCGATGTCGTGGTCTCGAATGCCGATGCGGGCTTCACCTACAGCCACCTTCTGCGCAACACCCGCCGCTGGCGGTGGACCGACGAGAGCCTGGCGAAGAAGCGCTGGTCGATGGGCCTGTTCGTCTGGTATTTCGGCACCAAGGGCACCCGCGGCAAATGGGCCGATGTGGGCCATCACACCGTGCTGAACGGGCCGCGCTACAAGGGGCTGGTGAAGGACATCTTCTTCCGGCCCGAGGAACTGGCCGAGGATATGAGCCTTTACATCCACCGGCCGACGGTCACCGACCCCTCGGCCGCGCCCGAGGGCGACGACACCTTCTATGCGCTGTCGCCGGTGCCGAACCTGCATTGCGACAACCCCGTCGACTGGAAGGCTCATGCCGAAAGCTACCGCCAATCGGTGCAGGCGGTGATGGAAGAGAAACTGCTGCCGGGGCTTGGCGAGCATGTCTCGACCAGCCTCGTCTTCACCCCTGAAAGCTTCCAGTCGCGCTATCTCTCGCCCTATGGCGCGGGTTTCTCGCTGGAGCCCCGGATCTTCCAGAGCGCCAATTTCCGTCCGCACAATGTCAGCGAGGAGGTCGAGGGCCTCTATCTGGTGGGCGCGGGCACCCATCCCGGCGCGGGCCTGCCCAGCGTCGTCACCTCGGCCGAGGTGATGGCCAAGCTGGTGCCCGATGCGGACAGCGTCGCGGCAGGCTGA
- the crtB gene encoding 15-cis-phytoene synthase, with the protein MIDPADLKHCEDSIRTGSYSFHAASKLLPARVRDPSLALYAFCRLTDDAVDLTHDKSAAVLMLGERLDLIYRGQPRNAPCDRAFAAVVDEFEMPRTLPEALLEGMAWDAMGRRYETLSGVYAYSARVAAAVGVMMAVLMRVRDPHALARACDLGVAMQLTNIARDVGEDAAEGRFFLPLEWMNEAGLDVEEFLARPQPSPSIRRLTQKLLADANRLYFRSEPGVAELPFACRPGIFAARNIYAAIGREVRRADYDNITRRAYTNKRQKLGWLIWSSIQALTVSAMPRSAVLYGKPLAECAYLVEATATRRPSDNPWGEGRAGEIIAILAQLEARERKRRGATLEQYRRKAI; encoded by the coding sequence ATGATCGATCCGGCGGACCTGAAGCATTGCGAGGACTCGATCCGGACCGGGTCCTATTCCTTCCATGCGGCCTCGAAACTGCTGCCGGCGCGGGTCCGCGACCCGTCGCTGGCGCTTTACGCCTTCTGCCGGCTGACCGATGACGCGGTCGACCTGACCCATGACAAGTCGGCCGCCGTCCTGATGCTGGGCGAGCGGCTGGACCTGATCTATCGCGGCCAGCCCCGGAACGCGCCCTGCGACCGGGCCTTCGCCGCGGTGGTCGACGAGTTCGAGATGCCGCGCACCCTGCCCGAGGCGCTGCTGGAGGGCATGGCCTGGGATGCGATGGGGCGGCGCTACGAGACGCTGTCGGGGGTCTATGCCTATTCGGCGCGGGTCGCGGCTGCGGTCGGGGTGATGATGGCGGTGCTGATGCGGGTCCGCGATCCGCATGCGCTGGCGCGGGCCTGCGATCTGGGCGTCGCGATGCAGCTGACCAACATCGCCCGCGATGTCGGCGAGGACGCGGCCGAGGGCCGGTTCTTCCTGCCTCTGGAATGGATGAACGAGGCGGGGCTCGACGTCGAGGAATTCCTGGCCCGGCCCCAGCCCTCGCCCAGCATCCGGCGCCTGACCCAGAAACTGCTGGCCGATGCCAACCGGCTTTACTTCCGCTCCGAGCCGGGGGTGGCCGAGCTGCCCTTCGCCTGCCGTCCGGGCATCTTCGCCGCGCGCAACATCTATGCGGCCATCGGCCGCGAGGTGCGCCGCGCCGATTACGACAACATCACCCGCCGCGCCTATACCAACAAGAGACAGAAGCTCGGCTGGCTGATCTGGTCCTCGATCCAGGCCCTGACGGTCAGCGCGATGCCGCGCTCGGCCGTGCTTTACGGCAAGCCGCTGGCCGAATGCGCCTATCTGGTCGAGGCGACGGCGACCCGGCGGCCGTCCGACAACCCCTGGGGAGAGGGCCGCGCCGGCGAGATCATCGCGATCCTGGCCCAGCTCGAGGCGCGCGAGCGCAAGAGACGCGGTGCCACATTGGAACAATATCGCCGCAAGGCTATTTAA
- the tspO gene encoding tryptophan-rich sensory protein TspO — MIDWPLFGIFLATTYAAGATGAFFSPDGWYDRIDKPKWTPPNWLFPVAWFVLYICMAYAATRVAISGSPLLVYALAIWGLQVAFNTLWSPVFFGLHRLGAALVVLCGMWISVLAMAVSFYQADMIAGLLILPYVVWTSYAWALNFSIWRRNRGAVQAAGA, encoded by the coding sequence ATGATCGATTGGCCCCTCTTCGGAATATTCCTCGCCACCACCTATGCGGCTGGCGCGACCGGTGCCTTCTTCTCACCTGACGGGTGGTATGACCGCATCGACAAACCCAAATGGACCCCGCCGAACTGGCTCTTTCCGGTGGCGTGGTTCGTGCTTTACATCTGCATGGCCTATGCCGCGACGCGCGTCGCGATCTCGGGAAGCCCGCTGCTTGTCTACGCGCTGGCGATCTGGGGCTTGCAGGTCGCCTTCAATACGCTCTGGTCGCCGGTCTTCTTCGGCCTGCACCGGCTGGGGGCTGCCCTGGTCGTGCTTTGCGGGATGTGGATCTCGGTCCTGGCCATGGCGGTTTCGTTCTACCAGGCCGACATGATCGCGGGGCTGCTGATCCTGCCCTATGTGGTCTGGACCAGCTATGCCTGGGCGCTGAACTTCTCGATCTGGCGCCGCAATCGTGGCGCGGTGCAAGCCGCGGGCGCCTGA
- a CDS encoding FAD-dependent monooxygenase, with translation MTYDSEILIVGGGLNGPALALALAQAGLSVTVIDALPRTDRDSDLFDGRSYALALGSTRLLSAIGIWPGLVHRGQPILEIVASDGRAGEGAAPFFLDFHHGEIEEGPMGHMIEDRYLRRAMLEALEAEPRITTLSGETVVAQETGPTGVTVTLASGRQLCARLLVGCDGRRSGTAQRAGIGRTGHDYGQTALVCAIAHEHPHGGTAHQFFMPPGPLAILPLPGNRSSIVWSERHAQAAAIQALDDAAYLEMLRPRFGDFLGEIALEGARFTYPLSLSLANAFCAPRVALLGDAAHGVHPIAGQGFNLGLRDVGALAQVLVEAKRRGEDIGAIDVLERYQTWRRFDTTLMAAGTDTVNALFSNDNPFLRLGRDLGLGAVAALPALRRRFIREAAGLTGGLPRLMTGRPL, from the coding sequence ATGACCTACGATTCCGAGATCCTGATCGTCGGCGGCGGGCTGAACGGCCCGGCGCTTGCGCTGGCCCTGGCCCAGGCCGGGCTCTCCGTCACCGTGATCGACGCCCTGCCCCGCACCGACCGCGACAGCGACCTTTTCGACGGCCGGTCCTATGCGCTGGCGCTGGGCTCGACCCGGCTGCTCTCCGCCATCGGGATCTGGCCCGGTCTCGTCCATCGCGGCCAGCCGATCCTCGAGATCGTCGCCTCGGACGGGCGCGCGGGCGAAGGGGCGGCGCCGTTCTTCCTCGACTTCCACCATGGCGAGATCGAGGAAGGCCCGATGGGCCACATGATCGAGGACCGCTATCTGCGCCGCGCGATGCTGGAGGCGCTGGAGGCCGAGCCCCGGATCACGACCCTGTCGGGCGAGACCGTGGTGGCGCAGGAAACCGGCCCGACCGGCGTGACGGTGACGCTGGCCTCGGGGCGGCAGCTTTGCGCGCGGCTTCTGGTCGGCTGCGACGGGCGCCGCTCGGGCACCGCGCAGCGCGCGGGCATCGGCCGGACCGGGCATGATTACGGCCAGACCGCACTGGTCTGCGCCATCGCCCATGAGCACCCACATGGCGGCACCGCGCATCAGTTCTTCATGCCGCCGGGGCCGCTGGCGATCCTGCCGCTGCCCGGCAACCGCAGCTCGATCGTCTGGAGCGAGCGCCACGCCCAGGCCGCCGCGATCCAAGCGCTGGACGACGCGGCCTATCTTGAGATGCTGCGCCCGCGCTTCGGCGACTTCCTGGGCGAGATCGCGCTGGAAGGCGCGCGGTTTACCTATCCGCTGAGCCTGTCGCTGGCCAATGCCTTCTGCGCCCCCCGGGTGGCGCTGTTGGGCGACGCGGCCCATGGGGTGCATCCCATCGCAGGCCAGGGGTTCAACCTGGGGCTTCGCGACGTGGGCGCGCTGGCCCAGGTGCTGGTCGAGGCGAAACGGCGGGGCGAGGATATCGGCGCCATCGACGTGCTGGAACGCTACCAGACCTGGCGGCGCTTCGACACCACCCTGATGGCGGCCGGGACCGATACGGTCAACGCGCTGTTCTCGAACGACAATCCGTTCTTGCGGCTGGGCCGCGATCTGGGCCTCGGGGCGGTCGCGGCGCTGCCCGCCCTGCGCCGCCGCTTCATCCGCGAGGCGGCCGGACTGACCGGCGGGCTGCCGCGCCTGATGACCGGGCGGCCGCTCTAG
- a CDS encoding amidase, which produces MASDWLGMSAGDLGRGIETGKIDPVDLATGFLDAIAGHPLCDRIYARPTRARALAEAEAARSRARSGLRLGPLDGVPISWKDLFDSARIATEAGAALLEGRVPRQDAEVLATATAGGLVCLGKTHMSELAFSGLGVNPVTATSPCINAPNGAPGGSSSGAAASVAFGLAPGAIGSDTGGSVRIPAVWNDLVGLKTTAGRISLKGVVPLCPKFDTVGPLTRNVEDAGLLLAALEGGRPADLSGARLEGMRFMVLETAAFDGLRDAPRAGFNHALERLAEEGATIVREQAPEVAEALALAGVLFATEAYGTWRDRIEAEPDKMYPPILDRFRGGRAFSGADYVAAWQTLGLLRGTWARRVSGFDAVLLPTCPILPPDVDRLLADPDFFMAENLLALRNTRIGNLMGSAVLTLPTGVPATGISFMGLPMSEERLLRIGAAAERALT; this is translated from the coding sequence ATGGCGAGTGACTGGCTTGGGATGAGTGCGGGCGATCTTGGGCGTGGAATCGAGACGGGCAAGATCGACCCGGTCGATCTGGCGACAGGTTTTCTCGACGCGATCGCGGGCCATCCGCTTTGCGACAGGATCTATGCCCGCCCGACCCGGGCGCGGGCGCTGGCCGAGGCCGAGGCGGCGCGCAGCCGGGCGCGGTCGGGGCTGCGGCTCGGACCGCTCGACGGGGTGCCGATCTCGTGGAAGGACCTCTTCGACAGCGCGCGGATCGCGACCGAGGCGGGCGCGGCGCTGCTGGAAGGGCGGGTGCCCCGGCAGGATGCCGAGGTGCTGGCCACCGCGACCGCGGGCGGGCTGGTCTGCCTTGGCAAGACCCATATGTCCGAGCTGGCCTTCTCGGGGCTCGGCGTCAACCCGGTCACGGCGACGTCGCCCTGCATCAACGCGCCCAATGGGGCGCCGGGCGGATCCTCCTCGGGGGCGGCGGCCTCGGTGGCCTTCGGGCTGGCGCCGGGTGCGATCGGGTCCGATACCGGCGGCTCGGTGCGGATCCCGGCGGTCTGGAACGACCTTGTCGGGCTCAAGACCACCGCCGGGCGGATCTCGCTGAAGGGCGTGGTGCCGCTATGCCCGAAATTCGATACGGTGGGGCCGCTGACCCGCAATGTCGAGGATGCGGGCCTGCTGCTGGCGGCGCTCGAGGGCGGCCGGCCTGCCGATCTGAGCGGGGCGCGGCTTGAGGGCATGCGGTTCATGGTGCTGGAAACGGCGGCCTTCGACGGTTTGCGCGACGCGCCCCGAGCCGGGTTCAACCATGCGCTGGAACGGCTCGCCGAAGAGGGCGCGACCATCGTCCGGGAACAGGCGCCCGAGGTGGCCGAGGCGCTGGCGCTGGCAGGGGTGCTGTTCGCGACCGAGGCCTATGGCACCTGGCGCGACAGGATCGAGGCCGAACCCGACAAGATGTATCCGCCGATCCTGGACCGGTTCCGTGGCGGGCGTGCCTTCTCGGGCGCCGATTACGTTGCCGCCTGGCAGACGCTCGGGCTGCTGCGCGGGACATGGGCCCGGCGGGTATCCGGTTTCGACGCGGTGCTGCTGCCGACCTGCCCGATCCTGCCGCCCGATGTCGACCGGCTGCTGGCCGATCCCGATTTCTTCATGGCCGAAAACCTTCTGGCGCTGCGCAACACCCGGATCGGGAACCTGATGGGAAGCGCGGTTCTGACGCTGCCGACCGGTGTGCCCGCGACGGGCATTTCCTTCATGGGGCTGCCGATGTCGGAAGAGCGGCTGTTGCGGATCGGCGCGGCGGCGGAACGGGCCCTGACCTAA
- a CDS encoding aminotransferase class I/II-fold pyridoxal phosphate-dependent enzyme, producing the protein MTFPERFSNLPDYAFPRLRRLLDVHEPGGVPVHMTIGEPRHAFPDWVAGIVAEHAHEFGKYPPNEGTPELRAAIAGWVGRRYGVTLDPETQVTTLNGTREGLFNAALALCPETKAGVTKAGGRPAILTPNPFYQVYAVAALAVAAEPVYVPATAETGFLPDYGALSPELLDRVAIAYICSPSNPQGAVADRGYWADLIRLAEKHDFRIFADECYSEIYRDSSPPGALSVAAELGADPERVVVFHSLSKRSNLPGLRSGFAAGGPGSIGRIKQLRSYAGAPLPLPLQRVAERAWSEESHVAASRARYQGKYAIADEILGGVAGYRAPEAGFFLWLPVADGEAAALKLWRETGVRVLPGAYLARDVEGTNPGAGYIRVAMVAAEDEMRAALVRLRGCLYD; encoded by the coding sequence ATGACCTTTCCCGAGCGGTTCTCGAACCTACCGGATTACGCGTTTCCGCGGCTCAGGCGTCTTCTCGACGTCCATGAGCCCGGCGGCGTGCCGGTGCACATGACCATCGGCGAGCCCAGGCACGCCTTTCCCGACTGGGTCGCCGGTATCGTCGCCGAGCATGCCCATGAATTCGGCAAATACCCTCCGAACGAGGGCACGCCCGAGCTGCGCGCGGCGATCGCGGGCTGGGTCGGACGCCGCTATGGCGTGACGCTCGACCCCGAGACCCAGGTCACCACCCTGAACGGCACCCGCGAGGGGCTGTTCAACGCGGCGCTCGCGCTTTGTCCCGAGACGAAGGCAGGCGTGACGAAGGCAGGTGGCCGGCCCGCGATCCTGACGCCGAACCCGTTTTATCAGGTCTATGCCGTGGCCGCGCTGGCGGTGGCGGCCGAGCCCGTCTATGTGCCCGCGACCGCCGAAACCGGCTTTCTGCCCGATTATGGCGCGCTGTCGCCCGAGCTGCTGGACCGCGTCGCCATCGCCTATATCTGTTCGCCCTCGAATCCGCAGGGCGCGGTGGCCGACCGGGGCTATTGGGCCGATCTGATCCGGCTGGCCGAGAAACACGATTTCCGGATCTTCGCCGACGAGTGCTATTCCGAGATCTACCGCGACAGCTCGCCGCCGGGCGCGCTGAGCGTCGCGGCCGAGCTTGGCGCCGATCCCGAACGGGTGGTGGTTTTCCATTCGCTGTCGAAACGCTCGAACCTGCCGGGGCTCCGGTCGGGCTTTGCCGCCGGCGGGCCGGGCAGCATCGGCCGGATCAAGCAGCTTCGGTCCTATGCCGGGGCGCCCTTGCCCCTGCCGCTTCAGCGGGTTGCCGAACGGGCCTGGTCCGAGGAAAGCCATGTCGCGGCAAGCCGGGCGCGGTATCAGGGCAAATACGCCATCGCCGACGAGATCCTTGGCGGCGTGGCGGGGTATCGGGCCCCCGAAGCGGGGTTCTTCCTGTGGCTGCCGGTCGCCGATGGCGAGGCGGCGGCATTGAAACTCTGGCGCGAGACCGGGGTGCGGGTCCTGCCCGGCGCCTATCTGGCGCGGGATGTCGAGGGCACGAATCCGGGCGCGGGCTATATCCGCGTGGCGATGGTCGCGGCCGAAGATGAAATGCGTGCCGCGCTGGTCCGGCTGCGCGGCTGTCTGTACGATTGA